AGATCGTCGACCGGCACCCAGACCAGCTTCGCGCCTTGCCGCTCGCGAATGAAATGCCAGGGAACGATGTTGGAATGATGCTCCATGATCGACAGCACGATCTCGTCGCCCTCGCCGATATTGGGCATGCCATAGCCATAGGCGACGGTGTTGATCGCCGAGGTAGTGTTGGAGGTGAAGATGATGTTGTCGGTGCTCGGCGCGTTGAGGAAGCGACGCACCGTTTCGCGCGCCTTCTCGTAGGCGTCGGTCGCCGCATTGGAGAGGAAGTGCAGGCCGCGATGGACGTTGGCGTATTCCTGACTGTAGGCGTGCTGGATCGTATCCAGCACCACCTGCGGCTTCTGCGCCGAAGCGCCGTTGTCGAGATAGACCAGCGGCTTGCCGTAGACTTCCCGTGACAGGATCGGGAAATCGCGACGGATCGCTTCGACGTCGTAGAATTCTCCGATCTTGCCCGGTGCGTTCATCAGAGTCACCCGTGCGCCGCGAACCAGCCGTCGAGCCGCGCTTCCAGCGCGTCGACGATGGTCTCGTCGTCCAGTTCCTCGATCACTTCCGCCACGAACGCCTTCACCAGAAGGCCGCGCGCGCTCTTCTCGTCAACGCCGCGCGCCATCAGATAGAACAGATGATCGTGGTCGATCTCGGTGACCGTCGCGCCATGGCCGCAGACAACATCGTCGGCGAAGATTTCGAGTTCCGGCTTGGTCGAGAACTCGCCATCATCAGACAGCAGCAACGTGTTGCAGGCCATCTTGGCGTTGGTCTTCTGGGCGTATTGATGGACGTTGATGCGGCCCTGGAACACGCCATGCGCCCGCCCTGTAACCACGTTGCGGATGATTTCCGTCGACGTGGTGCGCGGCACGGCGTGGTCGAGCACCATGGTCACGTCGGTATGGGTGTCGCCGGCAAGCAGGTTGATGCCGCGCAGCTTGAAGTCGGCGCCTTCGCCGGTCGTCTTCACGACGATCTCCTGGCGTACAAGCTTGCCGCCAGCGTTCATGACGAACAGCGTCAGCTTCGAATTCTTGCCGAGATGCGCCTTGAACTGGGCAAGATGCGTGGCCGTTTCCGGCTGCTCCTGCACGATGAGCCACATCACTTCGGCACCCTCACCCAGCACAAGCTGGCTGACCGAACTTGCCAAGCCACTGCCCTCGCCCGACTGGCGCTCGACAATGGTCGCCCGGGCATCGGCGCCGACGCGCACCGGAAGACGCACATGCGTCTGGCCGCCGGCCTGCAGGTTCTGCAATTCGATCGGCTTTTCCAGCCTGGCGCCGTCAGCGATGTCGACGAAATAGCCGTCGGCGACAAAAGCGGTGTTCAGGGCGCCGATCGCATCGTCGGTTCCATAGGGATCAAGCCCCGCAGCGATGCTGCCGTCGGTCAGTTTTTCCGACAGACGTTGAATGGTGACGCCTTCGATTGCAGGTACTTTTGTCGCCGACACGCCGTTGAGGAGGGGCAGGACGGCAGAACCGTCAACGATCGGCGCTACGGCCCTCACGCTGGCCGTCGGATCGAAATCCGGCACCGACGTCAACAGACGGCGCAGGTCGGTGTAGTGCCAGGATTCGACGCGCCGCGTCGGCAGGCCGCTCTTGATCGCCTCGATCGCGTCGTCGCGCTTCAGCGTCACGGCGCCATCGCCCGGCAGCAGCGACAACCGCTCGCCGAAAGCGTCGATGATCGCCGTTTCAGCCAGCGTCCGCTGCGGTTGTGTATGCATATTCATCAGTTTCGCCCTGCCTTCTGGCATCTCACGCGGCTTCGCCGATCACACCGGCATAGCCATTGGCTTCGAGGTCGAGTGCCAGCGATTTGTCGCCCGACTTGATGACCTGCCCCTTGTAGAGCACGTGCACCGTGTCCGGCACGATGTGATCGAGCAGGCGCTGATAGTGGGTGATGACGACGATGGCGCGCTCCGGGGAACGCAGCGCGTTGACGCCGTCGGACACGATCTTCAAGGCGTCGATATCGAGGCCGGAATCCGTCTCGTCGAGCACGCACAGCTTTGGCTCCAGCAGCTTCATCTGCAGGATCTCGGCGCGCTTCTTCTCGCCGCCGGAGAAACCGACATTGAGCGGCCGCTTCAGCATCGCCATGTCCATGTTGAGCGAGGCGGCGGCTTCCTTCACGCGCTTGAGGAATTCCGGAATCTTGAGCGGCTCCTCGCCGCGCGCCTTGCGCTGCTCGTTCATCGCCACTTTGAGGAATTCCATCGTCGCCACGCCCGGTATCTCCATCGGATACTGGAAGGCGAGGAAGATGCCGGCGGTGGCGCGCTCGGCCGGATCCATTTCGAGGATCGACTGGCCGTTATAAAGGATGTCGCCCTCGGTGACCTCGTAGTCGTCGCGACCGGCGAGGATGTAGGACAGCGTCGATTTACCGGAGCCGTTCGGCCCCATGATGGCGGCGACCTCGCCGGCCTTCACCGTCAGGTTCAAGCCGCGGATGATCTCCGTGCCGGTCGAGGCAATGCGGGCATGCAGGTTCTTGATCTCAAGCATTTTCGGTCCGTTTCAAAAAGTTCCCGTTCAGTGCCAGTGCCAGCGCCATTCGCCGTCGGTTTTGGCTTTGATGAACGATATGATTGCGCCCGTGAGGGCAAGAATAATGAGGGCGGTAAGCCAGGCCGGTATTGCCTTTGCAATCGAGACAAGCACCACGGCCACAATGACAAGGACGAACAGGC
The nucleotide sequence above comes from Mesorhizobium shangrilense. Encoded proteins:
- the sufD gene encoding Fe-S cluster assembly protein SufD — its product is MNMHTQPQRTLAETAIIDAFGERLSLLPGDGAVTLKRDDAIEAIKSGLPTRRVESWHYTDLRRLLTSVPDFDPTASVRAVAPIVDGSAVLPLLNGVSATKVPAIEGVTIQRLSEKLTDGSIAAGLDPYGTDDAIGALNTAFVADGYFVDIADGARLEKPIELQNLQAGGQTHVRLPVRVGADARATIVERQSGEGSGLASSVSQLVLGEGAEVMWLIVQEQPETATHLAQFKAHLGKNSKLTLFVMNAGGKLVRQEIVVKTTGEGADFKLRGINLLAGDTHTDVTMVLDHAVPRTTSTEIIRNVVTGRAHGVFQGRINVHQYAQKTNAKMACNTLLLSDDGEFSTKPELEIFADDVVCGHGATVTEIDHDHLFYLMARGVDEKSARGLLVKAFVAEVIEELDDETIVDALEARLDGWFAAHG
- the sufC gene encoding Fe-S cluster assembly ATPase SufC; this translates as MLEIKNLHARIASTGTEIIRGLNLTVKAGEVAAIMGPNGSGKSTLSYILAGRDDYEVTEGDILYNGQSILEMDPAERATAGIFLAFQYPMEIPGVATMEFLKVAMNEQRKARGEEPLKIPEFLKRVKEAAASLNMDMAMLKRPLNVGFSGGEKKRAEILQMKLLEPKLCVLDETDSGLDIDALKIVSDGVNALRSPERAIVVITHYQRLLDHIVPDTVHVLYKGQVIKSGDKSLALDLEANGYAGVIGEAA